In one Cellulomonas sp. JZ18 genomic region, the following are encoded:
- a CDS encoding histidine phosphatase family protein — MPCRPRDAARRGGGRGPVRLLLVRHGPTAWNLESRYTSRTDLPLHASAAGALAPVRERLRGAGVARVLVSPLRRARETVDLLVAGTDAAALPVEVRDDLREVDFGDFEGRTKDDLRTGDLAGPFAAWFTPEHDLVAAPGGESWVSAQERARRVLDDVLADGRSALAVSHGYLLKVLVVTAVPEVPLTMVRGGHLPNGGVTELVHDGEAWHLRSAGWTAAA; from the coding sequence CTGCCGTGCCGGCCCCGTGACGCAGCCCGTCGCGGGGGTGGGCGCGGTCCGGTCCGGCTGCTGCTTGTCCGCCACGGCCCGACCGCCTGGAACCTCGAGTCCCGGTACACGAGCCGGACCGACCTGCCGCTGCACGCGTCGGCGGCCGGCGCCCTCGCACCGGTGCGGGAGCGGCTGCGCGGCGCGGGCGTCGCGCGCGTCCTGGTGAGCCCGCTCCGCCGCGCCCGGGAGACGGTCGACCTGCTGGTCGCCGGCACCGACGCCGCCGCCCTGCCCGTCGAGGTGCGCGACGACCTGCGCGAGGTCGACTTCGGCGACTTCGAGGGCCGCACCAAGGACGACCTGCGCACGGGCGACCTCGCCGGCCCGTTCGCGGCCTGGTTCACGCCCGAGCACGACCTGGTCGCCGCACCGGGTGGGGAGTCGTGGGTGTCGGCCCAGGAACGCGCGCGCCGCGTGCTGGACGACGTCCTGGCGGACGGCCGCAGCGCGCTGGCCGTCTCGCACGGCTACCTGCTCAAGGTCCTCGTCGTCACGGCCGTGCCGGAGGTCCCGCTCACGATGGTCCGCGGCGGGCACCTGCCCAACGGCGGCGTGACCGAGCTGGTCCACGACGGCGAGGCCTGGCACCTGCGCTCGGCGGGCTGGACGGCGGCCGCCTGA
- a CDS encoding glycosyltransferase family 9 protein has translation MSLVRRFGPRPDAPELLALRALKLGDLLVAVPAVRALRRAHPEHELVLAVPEWLEPVVALVGGVDVLLPTRGLDDPLPVEPGRVDVAVNLHGSGPESRGLIALLEARREIVHHVDGWEGGTPWVHGVLERVRWTRLLADHGIPADPDDVGLLVPPVEPVARGAAVVHVGAFYGSRQWPVDRFARVARALADEGREVLLTGSAAEGPRALEVAALAGLPQAAVVAGELGLTEFAALVAAASLVVSADTGAAHLASAYGIPSVVLFGPAPPEEWGPPPGPHVVLTDASVRRGETFAPDPDPALLAVTVDDVLAAVRSLDGVAPRPPAVDLAPAAPGAAVPAP, from the coding sequence GTGAGCCTCGTCCGCCGCTTCGGCCCCCGCCCCGACGCGCCCGAGCTGCTCGCGCTGCGCGCGCTCAAGCTCGGCGACCTGCTCGTCGCCGTCCCGGCCGTCCGCGCGCTGCGGCGCGCCCACCCGGAGCACGAGCTCGTCCTCGCCGTGCCCGAGTGGCTCGAGCCGGTGGTCGCACTGGTGGGCGGCGTCGACGTGCTGCTGCCCACCCGCGGCCTGGACGACCCGCTGCCGGTCGAGCCCGGCCGCGTCGACGTCGCGGTCAACCTGCACGGCAGCGGTCCCGAGAGCCGCGGGCTGATCGCGCTGCTGGAGGCCCGGCGCGAGATCGTCCACCACGTCGACGGCTGGGAGGGTGGCACCCCGTGGGTGCACGGCGTCCTCGAGCGGGTGCGGTGGACGCGGCTGCTCGCCGACCACGGCATCCCCGCCGACCCGGACGACGTCGGGCTGCTCGTGCCGCCGGTCGAGCCCGTCGCGCGCGGCGCCGCCGTCGTCCACGTCGGCGCGTTCTACGGGTCCCGCCAGTGGCCCGTGGACCGGTTCGCGCGCGTGGCACGGGCGCTCGCCGACGAGGGGCGCGAGGTGCTCCTGACCGGCAGTGCGGCCGAGGGGCCGCGCGCACTGGAGGTGGCCGCGCTCGCGGGCCTGCCGCAGGCCGCCGTCGTGGCCGGCGAGCTGGGGCTGACGGAGTTCGCGGCGCTCGTCGCCGCGGCGTCGCTCGTCGTCTCCGCGGACACCGGAGCCGCGCACCTGGCCTCGGCGTACGGCATCCCGTCCGTCGTGCTGTTCGGCCCCGCGCCCCCGGAGGAGTGGGGGCCGCCGCCCGGCCCGCACGTGGTGCTCACGGACGCCTCGGTACGCCGGGGCGAGACGTTCGCGCCCGACCCCGACCCGGCGCTGCTGGCCGTCACGGTCGACGACGTGCTCGCCGCGGTCCGGTCACTCGACGGCGTCGCGCCGCGTCCGCCGGCGGTGGACCTCGCACCGGCCGCGCCCGGCGCTGCCGTGCCGGCCCCGTGA
- a CDS encoding glycosyltransferase family 9 protein, with translation MVLPSPSAPLPAVGPLGERFADVRRIAVLRGGGLGDLLFAVPAVEALAHAYPGAEITLLGSPMHAALLTGRPGPVHDVEVLPVAPGIREARGQEEDPAATEEFVRRMRERRFDLAVQVHGGGRNSNPFLLRLGARHTVGTRTPDAVPLERSLPYVYYQHEMLRALEVVGLAGAPAVALEPRLAVTDEERDRARRHVGGGDRLVVVHPGATDPRRRWPAERFGDVAAAVAADGAQVLVVGDATDVESADVVVARAQAALPPAARGRVASLADRLDLGELAGLLSLADVVVANDSGPRHLARAVGAPTVGIFWFGNAVNAGPLGRSQDRMQMSWTSHCPECGIDCTQVGWTAPRCEHDPSFVAGVEVAPVLEDVRDLLGTAAHEAVA, from the coding sequence GTGGTCCTGCCGAGCCCGTCCGCCCCGCTGCCCGCCGTCGGCCCCCTCGGCGAGCGGTTCGCCGACGTGCGGCGCATCGCGGTGCTGCGCGGCGGCGGCCTGGGCGACCTGCTCTTCGCGGTGCCGGCGGTCGAGGCCCTGGCGCACGCGTACCCGGGCGCGGAGATCACGCTGCTCGGCAGCCCGATGCACGCCGCGCTGCTCACCGGGCGGCCCGGGCCCGTGCACGACGTCGAGGTGCTGCCCGTGGCGCCCGGCATCCGGGAGGCGCGCGGCCAGGAGGAGGACCCCGCCGCGACCGAGGAGTTCGTGCGGCGCATGCGCGAGCGCCGGTTCGACCTCGCCGTGCAGGTGCACGGGGGCGGGCGCAACTCCAACCCGTTCCTGCTGCGGCTCGGCGCCCGGCACACCGTCGGCACCCGCACCCCGGACGCCGTCCCGCTCGAGCGGTCGCTGCCGTACGTGTACTACCAGCACGAGATGCTGCGGGCCCTGGAGGTCGTCGGCCTGGCCGGCGCCCCGGCGGTCGCGCTCGAGCCGCGCCTGGCCGTGACCGACGAGGAGCGCGACCGCGCCCGGCGGCACGTCGGCGGCGGCGACCGGCTCGTCGTCGTCCACCCGGGCGCGACCGACCCGCGCCGGCGCTGGCCCGCGGAGCGCTTCGGGGACGTGGCCGCCGCCGTCGCGGCCGACGGCGCGCAGGTGCTCGTGGTCGGGGACGCCACGGATGTCGAGAGCGCGGACGTCGTCGTCGCCCGGGCGCAGGCCGCGCTCCCGCCGGCCGCGCGCGGCCGCGTCGCCTCGCTCGCGGACCGTCTCGACCTGGGGGAGCTCGCGGGCCTGCTGAGCCTCGCGGACGTCGTCGTCGCCAACGACTCCGGCCCGCGCCACCTCGCCCGCGCGGTCGGCGCGCCGACCGTCGGCATCTTCTGGTTCGGCAACGCGGTCAACGCCGGCCCGCTGGGGCGCTCGCAGGACCGCATGCAGATGTCCTGGACGTCGCACTGCCCCGAGTGCGGCATCGACTGCACGCAGGTCGGCTGGACCGCGCCGCGGTGCGAGCACGACCCGTCGTTCGTCGCCGGCGTCGAGGTCGCGCCCGTGCTCGAGGACGTCCGCGACCTGCTCGGCACCGCCGCGCACGAGGCGGTCGCGTGA
- a CDS encoding PfkB family carbohydrate kinase, which yields MSVVTADLLTRLRGAAPEVTVVGDLVLDGWWTGTVDRVTREAPAPVVDVAERCYAPGGAANTAANLAALGARVRLVGLVGDDADGRRLLDLLADAGVDTGGVVVSDRVRTTAKNRILAADQVLVRVDEQQSEPYPAPVLEDVAAAVRRAAPGPGDRGCSSSATTGSGRSTARCARRSCPPRRVRP from the coding sequence ATGTCCGTCGTGACCGCTGACCTGCTGACGCGCCTGCGCGGTGCCGCACCCGAGGTCACCGTCGTCGGCGACCTCGTGCTCGACGGGTGGTGGACCGGCACGGTCGACCGCGTCACGCGGGAGGCGCCCGCGCCGGTCGTCGACGTCGCCGAGCGCTGCTACGCGCCCGGTGGGGCCGCGAACACGGCCGCGAACCTCGCGGCCCTCGGCGCGCGGGTGCGGCTCGTCGGCCTCGTCGGCGACGACGCGGACGGGCGCCGCCTGCTCGACCTGCTCGCCGACGCGGGCGTCGACACCGGCGGCGTCGTGGTCAGCGACCGGGTCCGCACCACGGCGAAGAACCGCATCCTCGCGGCCGACCAGGTGCTCGTCCGGGTCGACGAGCAGCAGTCCGAGCCGTACCCCGCCCCGGTCCTGGAGGACGTCGCGGCGGCGGTGCGGCGCGCGGCGCCCGGACCGGGTGACCGGGGGTGCTCGTCGTCTGCGACTACGGGGTCGGGGCGCTCGACGGCCCGGTGCGCGAGGCGCTCCTGTCCCCCGCGGCGCGTCCGGCCCTGA
- a CDS encoding adenylyltransferase/cytidyltransferase family protein, with product MLHRGHTTYLEQARQLGDVLVVALNDDDSVRRLKGPERPINGAEDRAAVIGALACVDYVTVFGTDTPIPLIERIRPDVYAKGGDYTPEMLAEAEAVRAYGGELAMLDYVAHHSTTAMVERIRWDAPQPAERGAGAS from the coding sequence GTGCTGCACCGCGGGCACACCACGTACCTGGAGCAGGCCAGGCAGCTCGGTGACGTGCTCGTCGTCGCGCTCAACGACGACGACAGCGTCCGCCGGCTCAAGGGCCCCGAGCGGCCGATCAACGGCGCCGAGGACCGCGCGGCCGTCATCGGTGCGCTCGCGTGCGTCGACTACGTGACGGTCTTCGGCACGGACACGCCCATCCCGCTCATCGAGCGGATCCGCCCCGACGTCTACGCGAAGGGCGGGGACTACACGCCCGAGATGCTCGCCGAGGCCGAGGCCGTGCGCGCGTACGGCGGCGAGCTGGCGATGCTCGACTACGTCGCGCACCACTCGACGACCGCGATGGTCGAGCGCATCCGCTGGGACGCGCCGCAGCCGGCCGAGCGCGGCGCGGGCGCGTCGTGA
- a CDS encoding glycosyltransferase family 2 protein — protein MTRRWSGDWARPLPAAPPAPAVDVLVPTSGRASALAVTLAGLAAQDGPGFRVVVSDQSPGDPGTDDPAVQAMVRVLRAQGRPVEVLRHLPRRGLAEHRQFLLDQARADTVLFLDDDVWLEPGMLARMHDALTTLGCGFVGAAVQGLSYLDDDRPHERTPFEPWRDGVRPERVRRGEPGFDRWTLHNAANLVHLAAEVEVPEGGWLPYKVAWVGACVLYRRAALLDVGGFGFWDRLPADHAGEDVAVQWRVMERFGGAGLLPSGAVHLEAPTTVEQRDVDAFDVVLDADAPNDRARADR, from the coding sequence GTGACGCGCCGCTGGTCCGGGGACTGGGCGCGGCCGCTGCCGGCCGCGCCACCCGCACCGGCGGTCGACGTGCTCGTCCCCACGTCCGGCCGCGCCAGCGCGCTCGCGGTCACGCTGGCGGGGCTCGCGGCGCAGGACGGTCCCGGCTTCCGGGTCGTCGTCAGCGACCAGTCCCCCGGCGACCCGGGCACCGACGACCCCGCGGTGCAGGCGATGGTCCGGGTGCTGCGCGCCCAGGGCCGCCCGGTGGAGGTGCTGCGCCACCTGCCGCGGCGCGGGCTGGCGGAGCACCGGCAGTTCCTGCTCGACCAGGCCCGCGCGGACACCGTGCTGTTCCTCGACGACGACGTGTGGCTCGAGCCGGGCATGCTCGCGCGGATGCACGACGCCCTGACGACGCTGGGGTGCGGGTTCGTCGGCGCGGCCGTGCAGGGCCTGAGCTACCTCGACGACGACCGCCCGCACGAGCGCACGCCGTTCGAGCCGTGGCGCGACGGCGTGCGGCCCGAGCGGGTGCGCCGCGGGGAGCCGGGCTTCGACCGGTGGACCCTGCACAACGCGGCGAACCTCGTGCACCTGGCGGCGGAGGTCGAGGTGCCCGAGGGCGGCTGGCTGCCCTACAAGGTCGCGTGGGTGGGCGCGTGCGTGCTGTACCGGCGCGCGGCGCTGCTGGACGTGGGCGGGTTCGGGTTCTGGGACCGGCTGCCCGCCGACCACGCGGGCGAGGACGTCGCCGTGCAGTGGCGCGTCATGGAGCGGTTCGGCGGGGCGGGGCTGCTGCCGAGCGGTGCGGTGCACCTGGAGGCGCCGACGACGGTCGAGCAGCGGGACGTCGACGCGTTCGACGTCGTGCTGGACGCGGACGCACCGAACGACCGCGCGCGCGCCGACCGCTGA
- a CDS encoding Rho termination factor N-terminal domain-containing protein, with protein sequence MSEEPGNQTPDTPDVSETELREKSVDELRELAKEHEVSGSSGMKKDELVQALAGTLQGLASGDGGGGVGGGGGGGDGDADDVGPGPDGGHVRTGPDTSKSLKYSQEVTSPDDEPERAGRSLVTTSHEVIKQWAEDRGGRPATVEGTEHDDHLGVLRFDFGDQDDRLTPVTWDEWFETFDARRLNFIYQEERKDGKQSNFFRLESPDREDG encoded by the coding sequence GTGAGCGAGGAACCGGGCAACCAGACGCCGGACACGCCCGACGTCAGCGAGACGGAGCTGCGCGAGAAGAGCGTCGACGAGCTGCGCGAGCTCGCGAAGGAGCACGAGGTCTCCGGCAGCTCCGGCATGAAGAAGGACGAGCTCGTGCAGGCGCTCGCCGGGACGCTGCAGGGCCTCGCCTCGGGCGACGGCGGCGGTGGTGTCGGCGGCGGTGGCGGAGGCGGGGACGGGGACGCGGACGACGTCGGCCCCGGCCCGGACGGCGGGCACGTGCGCACCGGTCCCGACACCTCGAAGTCCCTGAAGTACTCGCAGGAGGTCACGTCGCCCGACGACGAGCCCGAGCGCGCCGGCCGCAGCCTCGTGACCACGAGCCACGAGGTCATCAAGCAGTGGGCCGAGGACCGCGGCGGGCGCCCGGCGACGGTCGAGGGCACCGAGCACGACGACCACCTGGGCGTGCTCCGGTTCGACTTCGGCGACCAGGACGACCGGCTCACGCCCGTGACCTGGGACGAGTGGTTCGAGACGTTCGACGCGCGGCGCCTGAACTTCATCTACCAGGAGGAGCGCAAGGACGGGAAGCAGAGCAACTTCTTCCGGCTGGAGAGCCCGGACCGCGAGGACGGCTGA
- a CDS encoding VOC family protein — protein sequence MLRGVATISIYAEDHAAASAWYTQVLGLEPYYRVPGYHEWRVGDLEHELGLIDAAYAPPNALGEPGGAVVLWHVDDLEAAHERLLALGATPREPVTERGEGFRTAVVVDPFGNLLGIMQNPHYVEVVGRRTAG from the coding sequence ATGCTGCGCGGAGTCGCGACCATCTCCATCTACGCCGAGGACCACGCGGCGGCGTCCGCCTGGTACACGCAGGTGCTGGGCCTCGAGCCGTACTACCGGGTGCCGGGGTACCACGAGTGGCGCGTCGGCGACCTCGAGCACGAGCTCGGGCTCATCGACGCCGCCTACGCGCCCCCGAACGCGCTGGGCGAACCCGGCGGTGCGGTCGTGCTGTGGCACGTGGACGACCTCGAGGCCGCGCACGAGCGGCTGCTGGCGCTGGGTGCGACGCCGCGCGAGCCGGTCACCGAGCGCGGTGAGGGCTTCCGCACGGCCGTCGTCGTCGACCCGTTCGGCAACCTGCTCGGGATCATGCAGAACCCGCACTACGTCGAGGTCGTGGGACGCCGGACCGCCGGCTGA
- a CDS encoding carbohydrate ABC transporter permease — protein sequence MAAVLAPPGADRTGPDPAGPRPPAPTVRRTGAARRRRALAWFALLAGPNVALLVLFVYRPLVESFYLSTMQWNLGSPVARFVGLGNYVEFFTADSTARVLTTTAVFTLATVGGALALGLGLALLLNLRLPGRGLARTVAFAPYVLSGYAVGILWLFIFDPRYGLMSTVLGWFGATSPQWYTTPPWPLVMVVVVYLWKNLGYVALIYLAGLQAVPQDLRDAAALDGATPARTLRSIVLPLLAPTTFFLLVTMLLASLQSFDIIKAMTQGGPLGSTTTLMYQIYQEGFVNGRAGYASAGATILFLLLLAVTAVQLRYVERKVHYA from the coding sequence ATGGCTGCCGTGCTCGCCCCGCCCGGGGCCGACCGCACCGGACCGGACCCCGCCGGACCCCGCCCGCCCGCACCGACCGTCCGCCGCACCGGCGCCGCCCGCCGCCGTCGCGCGCTCGCGTGGTTCGCGCTGCTCGCCGGTCCGAACGTCGCGCTGCTCGTCCTGTTCGTGTACCGCCCGCTCGTCGAGAGCTTCTACCTCTCGACGATGCAGTGGAACCTCGGCTCGCCGGTCGCCCGCTTCGTGGGCCTCGGCAACTACGTCGAGTTCTTCACCGCGGACTCCACCGCGCGCGTCCTCACCACGACCGCGGTGTTCACGCTCGCGACGGTCGGCGGGGCGCTCGCGCTGGGCCTCGGTCTCGCGCTGCTGCTGAACCTGCGCCTGCCCGGCCGCGGCCTGGCGCGCACGGTCGCGTTCGCCCCCTACGTGCTGTCCGGCTACGCGGTCGGCATCCTCTGGCTGTTCATCTTCGACCCCCGGTACGGGCTCATGTCGACCGTGCTCGGCTGGTTCGGCGCCACCTCGCCCCAGTGGTACACGACGCCGCCGTGGCCGCTGGTCATGGTCGTCGTGGTGTACCTGTGGAAGAACCTCGGGTACGTCGCGCTCATCTACCTGGCCGGTCTGCAGGCGGTGCCGCAGGACCTGCGGGACGCCGCGGCGCTCGACGGCGCGACGCCCGCGCGCACGCTGCGCTCGATCGTGCTGCCGCTGCTCGCGCCGACCACGTTCTTCCTGCTCGTCACGATGCTGCTGGCCTCGCTGCAGTCCTTCGACATCATCAAGGCGATGACGCAGGGCGGGCCCCTCGGCAGCACGACGACGCTGATGTACCAGATCTACCAGGAGGGCTTCGTCAACGGCCGGGCCGGGTACGCGTCCGCCGGCGCGACGATCCTGTTCCTCCTCCTGCTCGCGGTCACCGCGGTCCAGCTGCGCTACGTCGAGCGGAAGGTCCACTACGCATGA
- a CDS encoding carbohydrate ABC transporter permease: MSVQTPPRPAAAAPASPPPAASPPAPAHRGRSPRALLLDGGGVLAMVVAAVVLGMPLLWMALASLKRPDELYQVPLQWLPERFDVANYAQAADTIPLGTLFANSVGLTVAGAGLKVVLGLCCAYALVFLDVPFKRAVFLVVIAALMIPPQITIIPNYTFVASLGWLNTYQGILVPGLASAFGTFLFRQHFLTLPPSVLEAAQLDGAGHWRRLWRFVVPMSLPTVAAVGLVAVVTEWNDYLWPFLVVDDPDKMTLPVGLTLLQNVEGMSNWGVLLAATVVVTLPVLLVFLLLQRRLVAGLTTGAVTG; this comes from the coding sequence ATGAGCGTCCAGACTCCCCCACGCCCGGCGGCTGCGGCGCCCGCCTCGCCGCCGCCCGCGGCGTCCCCGCCCGCACCGGCCCACCGCGGCCGCTCCCCGCGGGCCCTGCTGCTCGACGGCGGCGGCGTGCTGGCCATGGTCGTCGCGGCCGTCGTGCTCGGGATGCCGCTGCTGTGGATGGCGCTCGCCAGCCTCAAGCGGCCCGACGAGCTCTACCAGGTGCCGCTGCAGTGGCTGCCCGAGCGGTTCGACGTCGCCAACTACGCGCAGGCCGCGGACACCATCCCGCTGGGCACGCTCTTCGCGAACAGCGTCGGCCTGACCGTCGCGGGCGCCGGCCTCAAGGTCGTCCTCGGCCTGTGCTGCGCGTACGCGCTCGTCTTCCTCGACGTGCCGTTCAAGCGGGCCGTGTTCCTCGTCGTCATCGCGGCCCTGATGATCCCGCCGCAGATCACGATCATCCCCAACTACACGTTCGTCGCGAGCCTCGGCTGGCTCAACACCTACCAGGGCATCCTCGTGCCCGGCCTGGCCAGCGCGTTCGGCACGTTCCTGTTCCGCCAGCACTTCCTCACGCTGCCCCCCTCGGTGCTCGAGGCGGCACAGCTCGACGGCGCGGGGCACTGGCGGCGGCTGTGGCGGTTCGTCGTCCCGATGTCGCTGCCCACGGTCGCGGCCGTCGGCCTCGTCGCCGTCGTCACCGAGTGGAACGACTACCTGTGGCCGTTCCTCGTCGTCGACGACCCCGACAAGATGACGCTCCCCGTGGGCCTGACGCTCCTGCAGAACGTCGAGGGCATGTCGAACTGGGGCGTGCTGCTGGCCGCCACGGTCGTCGTGACGCTCCCCGTGCTGCTCGTCTTCCTGCTCCTGCAGCGCCGGCTCGTCGCCGGCCTCACCACGGGCGCCGTCACCGGCTGA
- a CDS encoding ABC transporter substrate-binding protein: protein MFHRTARNRRPSALALGALAAVGALTLTACTAPSVAGDDPSASGGAAADVDWSQVEPASEITWWSNHPGASKAVEEELIARFEEEHPEISVKLVTAGANYDEVAQRFQAASQTDELPDLVIASDVWWFRYHLNDQIMPLDDVFEHLGSDTDDFVPALYGDYEYDGQHWAAPYARSTPLFYYNKDMWAAAGLPDRGPETWEEFASWTGQLQPQLPADSAPLGMSVGTSWSAWWFENMIWGHGGQYSDEWETTLDTPEALEAGEFLRGLFHGDAPLATVSEDATVDFASGTVAATIGSTGSLKGILDSATFEVGTAYLPDGPDGGGTPTGGTGLAIPSSRTPEQQLAAAIFLDFLTGTDQTAYFSQNTGYMPVRTSAVESDTMKAVYEQAPQFRTAVDQLADKARSQDWIRVFVPGADAILTEGIEQIVLQGTDPAAAFESITPKIETAYRENVEPYL from the coding sequence GTGTTCCACCGCACCGCGCGGAACCGTCGTCCGTCCGCCCTCGCCCTCGGCGCGCTCGCCGCCGTCGGCGCCCTGACCCTCACCGCCTGCACGGCCCCCAGCGTCGCGGGCGACGACCCGTCGGCATCCGGCGGGGCCGCCGCCGACGTCGACTGGTCGCAGGTCGAGCCCGCGTCCGAGATCACCTGGTGGAGCAACCACCCGGGCGCCTCGAAGGCGGTCGAGGAGGAGCTCATCGCGCGCTTCGAGGAGGAGCACCCGGAGATCTCCGTCAAGCTCGTCACCGCGGGCGCCAACTACGACGAGGTCGCCCAGCGCTTCCAGGCCGCGTCGCAGACGGACGAGCTGCCCGACCTCGTCATCGCCTCCGACGTCTGGTGGTTCCGGTACCACCTGAACGACCAGATCATGCCGCTGGACGACGTGTTCGAGCACCTGGGCTCGGACACCGACGACTTCGTCCCGGCGCTGTACGGCGACTACGAGTACGACGGGCAGCACTGGGCCGCGCCGTACGCCCGCTCGACGCCGCTCTTCTACTACAACAAGGACATGTGGGCGGCCGCCGGCCTGCCCGACCGCGGCCCGGAGACGTGGGAGGAGTTCGCGTCCTGGACGGGCCAGCTCCAGCCGCAGCTGCCCGCCGACTCGGCGCCCCTCGGCATGTCGGTCGGCACCTCGTGGTCCGCGTGGTGGTTCGAGAACATGATCTGGGGCCACGGCGGCCAGTACTCCGACGAGTGGGAGACGACCCTCGACACGCCGGAGGCGCTCGAGGCGGGCGAGTTCCTGCGCGGCCTGTTCCACGGTGACGCGCCCCTCGCGACGGTCTCGGAGGACGCGACCGTCGACTTCGCCTCCGGCACGGTCGCGGCGACGATCGGCTCGACGGGCTCGCTCAAGGGCATCCTCGACTCGGCGACGTTCGAGGTCGGCACGGCGTACCTGCCCGACGGCCCGGACGGCGGCGGCACCCCGACCGGCGGCACCGGCCTGGCGATCCCGTCCTCGCGCACGCCCGAGCAGCAGCTCGCCGCGGCGATCTTCCTGGACTTCCTCACGGGCACCGACCAGACGGCGTACTTCTCGCAGAACACCGGCTACATGCCCGTCCGCACGTCCGCCGTCGAGTCCGACACGATGAAGGCCGTCTACGAGCAGGCGCCGCAGTTCCGCACCGCGGTCGACCAGCTCGCCGACAAGGCGCGCTCGCAGGACTGGATCCGCGTGTTCGTGCCCGGCGCCGACGCGATCCTCACCGAGGGCATCGAGCAGATCGTCCTGCAGGGCACCGACCCCGCGGCGGCCTTCGAGTCGATCACGCCGAAGATCGAGACCGCGTACCGCGAGAACGTGGAGCCCTACCTGTGA
- a CDS encoding glycerophosphodiester phosphodiesterase family protein, with protein sequence MTLVVAHRGNSSVAPQNTLAAFEAAWRAGAGSIEIDVQRTADGQVVVIHDDTLDATTDGTGAVGATELARVRSLDAGAWFAPAYAGQRVPTFAEVVDLLLRRPGIDLLLEVKGAWTVDQVRAVTEPVLAAGLADRVVVQSFWPETVAALRDAAPELRRGLLVFEVRDDLLDLCAELGVMTCNPYGPLLAADPGLVDRLHAAGLQVMVWTLDEPEHWAAAVALGVDAIITDRPDRLAGWLAARTPVAVA encoded by the coding sequence GTGACGCTCGTCGTCGCGCACCGCGGCAACTCGTCCGTCGCGCCGCAGAACACCCTCGCGGCGTTCGAGGCGGCGTGGCGGGCGGGTGCCGGGTCCATCGAGATCGACGTGCAGCGCACGGCCGACGGCCAGGTCGTCGTGATCCACGACGACACGCTGGACGCGACGACGGACGGCACGGGCGCCGTGGGCGCCACCGAGCTGGCCCGCGTGCGGTCCCTCGACGCGGGCGCCTGGTTCGCGCCCGCGTACGCGGGGCAGCGCGTGCCGACGTTCGCGGAGGTCGTCGACCTGCTGCTGCGCCGGCCCGGCATCGACCTGCTGCTCGAGGTCAAGGGCGCGTGGACCGTGGACCAGGTGCGGGCGGTCACCGAGCCGGTGCTCGCCGCCGGGCTCGCCGACCGGGTCGTCGTGCAGAGCTTCTGGCCGGAGACGGTCGCCGCCCTGCGCGACGCCGCCCCCGAGCTGCGCCGGGGCCTGCTCGTGTTCGAGGTCCGCGACGACCTGCTCGACCTGTGCGCCGAGCTCGGCGTCATGACCTGCAACCCGTACGGGCCGCTGCTCGCGGCCGACCCGGGCCTGGTGGACCGGCTGCACGCGGCCGGCCTGCAGGTCATGGTGTGGACGCTCGACGAGCCGGAGCACTGGGCGGCCGCGGTCGCCCTGGGCGTCGACGCGATCATCACCGACCGGCCCGACCGGCTGGCCGGCTGGCTGGCGGCGCGCACCCCGGTGGCGGTGGCCTGA
- a CDS encoding ATP-binding protein, giving the protein MSEQRTDGPPDVDGGLRTSRPPEGFEPVRTWTIDTTAELSRLRHELSAATGGLDPVGERMVLIASELATNALVHGIPPTEVTLLRRDDQLLLDVADHDVSSSPAIAGERPVGMGGFGLQIARRLSQDVGWYADEDTKHVWALLDVAGP; this is encoded by the coding sequence GTGAGCGAGCAGCGCACCGACGGTCCACCCGACGTCGACGGGGGGCTGCGCACCTCCCGCCCGCCGGAGGGGTTCGAGCCGGTGCGCACGTGGACGATCGACACCACCGCCGAGCTCTCGCGCCTGCGGCACGAGCTCTCCGCCGCGACCGGCGGCCTCGACCCGGTCGGGGAGCGGATGGTGCTCATCGCCAGCGAGCTCGCGACGAACGCGCTGGTGCACGGCATCCCGCCGACCGAGGTGACGCTGCTGCGCCGGGACGACCAGCTGCTGCTCGACGTCGCCGACCACGACGTGAGCAGCTCCCCCGCCATCGCGGGCGAGCGGCCGGTCGGCATGGGCGGGTTCGGCCTGCAGATCGCCCGTCGCCTCTCGCAGGACGTGGGCTGGTACGCCGACGAGGACACGAAGCACGTGTGGGCCCTGCTGGACGTCGCCGGGCCCTGA